The Candidatus Nitrosocosmicus franklandus genome contains a region encoding:
- a CDS encoding Rieske 2Fe-2S domain-containing protein translates to MEDKEFVRVADIQDIPSSKMKEVQVEGESICIINVNGKYYAIGSICTHEGGPLADGTLDEYEIECPWHNSKFDVRTGEVTSPPASEPEPVYEVKTEGSNILIKVHSKGKSPPLVELELLEKVKVEGTDVMSFKFSKQKSQTVIEGQQTPLSDYNAGQFAFFDIGDVSNDPKGPIRHFTLSSSPTEDFIMFTTRIRESPYKKRLAVLEEGANVKVKGPEGQFVLHEDYTKPAIFISGGIGVTPFRSMIKYVIDKKLPLKIVMFDSNKNQDNILFKKEFDDWSSLNENLRIIYTISEDNRGEYQSHADNNWKGEYGRINKSMILKYLDNPLLNNAIFYICGPPGMLKAMKLLLQEELKISSEKIKIEEFTGY, encoded by the coding sequence ATGGAGGACAAAGAATTCGTTAGAGTAGCTGATATTCAAGACATACCTTCATCAAAGATGAAAGAGGTTCAAGTTGAAGGAGAGAGCATATGCATCATTAATGTTAACGGTAAATATTATGCCATCGGTAGCATCTGTACTCATGAGGGAGGTCCTCTTGCAGACGGCACTCTCGATGAATATGAAATCGAATGTCCTTGGCATAATTCTAAATTTGACGTAAGAACTGGGGAGGTGACAAGTCCCCCAGCAAGCGAACCCGAACCGGTTTATGAAGTAAAAACAGAAGGCAGTAACATCCTGATTAAGGTACATAGTAAAGGTAAATCACCTCCCCTAGTGGAATTAGAATTATTAGAAAAAGTTAAGGTTGAGGGAACCGATGTTATGTCATTTAAGTTTAGCAAACAAAAAAGCCAAACAGTAATAGAGGGTCAACAAACACCGCTATCAGATTATAACGCCGGTCAATTCGCCTTTTTTGACATAGGCGATGTCAGCAACGATCCCAAAGGTCCGATTAGGCATTTTACCCTTTCATCGTCACCCACAGAGGACTTTATAATGTTCACTACCAGGATAAGGGAGTCCCCCTATAAGAAAAGGCTTGCTGTATTAGAGGAAGGCGCTAACGTCAAGGTTAAAGGTCCTGAGGGACAATTTGTATTGCATGAAGATTATACAAAACCAGCTATATTTATCTCTGGTGGAATAGGCGTTACTCCTTTTAGAAGCATGATTAAATATGTTATAGACAAAAAACTACCCTTAAAAATAGTGATGTTTGATTCAAATAAGAATCAAGACAACATTCTATTCAAAAAAGAGTTTGACGATTGGTCATCTTTAAACGAGAATCTAAGGATCATCTATACTATAAGCGAAGACAACCGTGGCGAATATCAATCACATGCCGACAACAATTGGAAGGGAGAGTATGGTAGGATAAACAAATCAATGATCTTAAAGTATCTCGACAATCCCTTATTAAACAACGCTATATTCTACATCTGCGGTCCTCCAGGTATGTTGAAGGCTATGAAGTTATTATTGCAGGAAGAATTAAAAATTTCGAGTGAAAAAATCAAAATAGAAGAATTTACAGGTTATTAA
- a CDS encoding DUF488 domain-containing protein gives MIVLIRIERIYNNPKGKSDDGNSGFRILVDRLWPRGLRKNDVHVDLWIKDIAPSTSLRKWFNHDKSKWDEFKLRYFKELEKCDKLVNAILGKGEKGTIILLYGAKDENFNNAIALKEYLENFKK, from the coding sequence GTGATAGTATTGATAAGAATTGAAAGAATATACAACAATCCAAAAGGAAAGAGTGATGACGGAAATAGCGGATTCCGAATTTTGGTAGACAGGCTTTGGCCCCGAGGGCTAAGAAAAAACGACGTACATGTTGATCTTTGGATAAAAGACATTGCACCAAGTACTTCATTAAGGAAATGGTTTAACCACGATAAAAGTAAATGGGATGAATTTAAATTAAGGTATTTTAAAGAACTTGAGAAATGTGATAAATTGGTGAATGCCATTTTGGGCAAGGGAGAAAAAGGCACAATTATATTGCTATATGGAGCAAAAGACGAAAATTTTAACAATGCTATTGCATTGAAGGAATATCTTGAAAATTTTAAAAAGTAA
- a CDS encoding alpha/beta hydrolase family protein has product MKLVFNDPTFSFQLLRAIGSSYYGGADIGECLATAYRIKEGDFESWYNEWYQTASRVRTFGEKCLAEHHNISASQAFLRASNYYRTAEFFLHDKPNDPRIIDSWQNSVDCFIKSSEHFTHSFEVVEIPYEGKTLPGYFYKPNLLDKSNNKNALYTSATDSYPNYTNSLKLRPTIVIHTGFDGTQEELYSQCVLAALQRGYNCLTFEGPGQGAVIRKQNIPFRYDWEKVVSPVIDFLLKREEVDNDRLGLIGISLGGYLAARAVAFERRISACILNDGVFNVYDSFVRNMPKFLTDIIENNIESKAEEVNSVIKEAVTQNTGARWAISHGMWVFGASSPFDLFRKARDYTLKDVINEIKCNTLVMEAEEDHSFPLQPQQVYSHLTCPKDYMLFTKDEGAEDHCHVGALSLANQRMFDWLDKTLSHNLKN; this is encoded by the coding sequence TTGAAACTAGTATTTAATGATCCAACCTTTTCCTTTCAACTGCTACGAGCGATAGGTTCTTCGTATTATGGTGGCGCCGATATTGGTGAATGCTTGGCTACCGCTTACAGAATCAAAGAAGGGGATTTTGAAAGCTGGTATAATGAATGGTATCAAACGGCATCTAGGGTCCGAACTTTTGGAGAAAAATGTCTCGCTGAACATCATAACATTAGTGCAAGTCAGGCTTTTTTGAGGGCTTCAAACTACTATAGGACAGCTGAATTCTTTTTACATGACAAACCCAATGATCCTCGAATCATTGATTCATGGCAAAATAGCGTTGATTGCTTTATTAAGAGTTCAGAACACTTTACACATTCTTTTGAAGTTGTTGAAATCCCTTATGAAGGAAAGACTTTGCCTGGGTATTTCTATAAACCAAATCTTCTTGATAAGAGTAATAATAAAAATGCTCTTTACACTTCTGCAACAGACTCTTATCCTAATTACACTAACTCTTTAAAACTCCGACCGACCATTGTCATTCATACGGGGTTTGATGGTACACAAGAGGAATTGTATTCACAGTGTGTGTTGGCTGCATTACAAAGAGGATATAATTGTCTTACTTTTGAAGGACCGGGTCAGGGGGCAGTGATCCGTAAACAGAACATTCCTTTCAGATACGATTGGGAGAAGGTTGTATCTCCTGTTATAGATTTTCTTTTAAAGAGGGAAGAAGTAGATAATGACCGTTTGGGATTAATAGGAATAAGTTTGGGTGGGTATCTAGCTGCCAGAGCTGTTGCCTTTGAAAGAAGAATTTCGGCTTGCATATTAAATGACGGTGTATTTAATGTATATGATTCGTTTGTAAGAAATATGCCTAAATTCCTTACGGATATTATTGAAAACAATATAGAGTCCAAAGCAGAGGAGGTAAATTCTGTTATCAAAGAAGCCGTGACACAGAATACCGGGGCTAGATGGGCCATTTCGCATGGAATGTGGGTTTTTGGAGCATCATCACCATTTGACCTTTTCAGAAAAGCTAGAGACTATACTCTAAAGGATGTAATAAATGAAATAAAATGCAATACTTTAGTAATGGAGGCTGAAGAAGATCATTCTTTTCCACTACAGCCCCAGCAAGTATACAGTCATCTAACCTGTCCTAAGGATTATATGTTATTTACAAAAGATGAGGGCGCAGAAGACCATTGTCATGTCGGTGCACTTTCTTTGGCTAATCAAAGGATGTTTGATTGGCTCGATAAAACATTATCACATAATCTGAAAAACTAA
- a CDS encoding cytochrome D1 domain-containing protein, with protein sequence MLTSITSIFLYSEANAQLFSDRRHINLVQDVPIAIAEDNVYVAWWSNKSGNNEVMFRASNDNGTTFGEKINLSNTTDSESEDVEIQASRNSVYVTWWERNQTTNDPVMRISTDGGKTFGPLLKASMNGTIFSSIEDNFDNLADNVYTTQRKDNSIFDLQQNVTMSAGNEMTYVDVTNDGSIVASTSSSDNETLIFNGTNGELIKKIKVGDTPKGVKITPDKKYIFVANELSGSVSIISLKDLKVIKEIEVGPIPHNIVFSPDGKKAYLTIQGGDKIIVIDTTSFEKINELPVSKGPHNLDITSDGKLLFVSNAASSDVAVINTTSNQILKKIPVSMGHHGIDVSPDDKRVYVAGIGSNRVNVIDAEKQEPIKDIIVGKGPHGIRTSSDGKTLFVDITNANKIIVIDTDELKVTKQIPTGNMPFWLAVSGNN encoded by the coding sequence ATGTTAACATCAATCACTAGTATTTTTTTATATTCTGAAGCTAATGCTCAACTATTTTCTGATAGAAGACACATAAATCTAGTACAAGACGTTCCAATAGCTATAGCAGAAGATAACGTATACGTAGCATGGTGGTCTAATAAATCAGGAAATAATGAAGTGATGTTTAGGGCATCCAATGATAACGGTACCACATTTGGAGAAAAGATTAATCTCAGTAATACTACAGATTCAGAATCAGAAGATGTTGAGATACAGGCTTCGAGGAATAGTGTATATGTAACATGGTGGGAGAGAAACCAAACTACAAACGATCCTGTAATGAGAATTAGTACTGATGGTGGAAAAACCTTTGGGCCTTTATTGAAAGCTAGTATGAATGGAACTATCTTTAGTAGTATAGAAGATAACTTTGATAATCTAGCAGACAATGTTTATACCACACAAAGAAAAGACAACTCGATATTTGACTTGCAGCAAAATGTAACAATGTCCGCAGGAAATGAAATGACATATGTAGATGTGACTAACGATGGGAGTATAGTCGCTTCTACAAGCAGTAGTGACAATGAAACACTCATTTTTAATGGTACAAATGGAGAACTAATAAAAAAAATCAAGGTGGGTGATACCCCTAAAGGTGTCAAAATTACTCCCGACAAAAAATACATCTTTGTAGCAAATGAATTATCCGGATCTGTAAGCATTATTAGCCTTAAAGATCTAAAGGTCATCAAAGAGATTGAGGTAGGACCCATTCCTCACAATATTGTATTTTCCCCCGACGGGAAAAAAGCCTATCTGACAATTCAGGGCGGAGATAAAATTATTGTTATCGATACTACATCATTTGAAAAGATCAACGAGTTGCCGGTAAGTAAAGGTCCACATAACTTGGACATAACAAGCGATGGAAAATTGCTTTTTGTTTCAAATGCGGCGTCTAGCGATGTGGCAGTCATAAATACAACTTCAAATCAAATATTAAAGAAAATTCCAGTCAGCATGGGTCATCATGGAATAGATGTTTCTCCAGATGACAAGAGAGTCTACGTTGCGGGCATAGGATCGAATAGGGTGAATGTTATAGACGCAGAAAAACAAGAACCAATAAAGGATATTATAGTGGGCAAAGGACCACATGGAATCCGCACAAGTTCGGATGGAAAAACACTATTTGTTGATATAACCAATGCAAATAAAATAATTGTAATAGACACGGACGAGCTGAAAGTGACTAAACAGATTCCGACAGGCAATATGCCATTTTGGTTGGCTGTTTCAGGCAATAATTGA
- a CDS encoding CHRD domain-containing protein, with protein MKINNHVTKSLVLALTAAALTSIAIVSTSLSPNTVFANHEFATNMTGQEEVPPVDTQAIGETILVQDLPLNQTIHYFVNVTGIEGVTQGHIHSGAQGENGPVVVTLFNFESPQSEVLQNGTFAATNLEGPMEGKELSDLIAAMQNGTTYVNVHTEQNPEGEIRGQLVDIP; from the coding sequence ATGAAGATTAACAACCACGTAACCAAATCATTGGTTTTGGCACTAACGGCAGCAGCATTAACAAGCATTGCAATAGTTTCGACAAGCTTGTCTCCAAATACAGTATTTGCAAACCACGAGTTTGCAACTAACATGACAGGTCAGGAAGAAGTTCCACCTGTTGACACGCAAGCAATAGGTGAAACAATATTGGTTCAAGATTTACCTCTAAATCAGACTATTCACTACTTTGTTAATGTTACAGGAATAGAGGGAGTAACACAGGGACATATACATAGCGGAGCTCAGGGAGAAAATGGACCGGTTGTCGTAACCCTGTTTAACTTTGAATCACCCCAAAGCGAGGTTCTTCAAAATGGTACATTTGCAGCTACTAATTTGGAAGGACCAATGGAAGGAAAAGAACTATCTGATCTCATAGCAGCCATGCAAAACGGAACCACGTATGTCAATGTTCATACAGAACAGAATCCAGAAGGTGAAATAAGAGGACAATTAGTGGATATACCATAA
- a CDS encoding patatin-like phospholipase family protein produces the protein MSDNGLENVLILQGGGSLGAFGCGVYKALAKNNINLDVIAGTSIGGVNAAIIAGSRKEERVDQLLEDFWLELSEGFIDIDKLSPFFAWNRYMKTFQIPSMLGNYSFNLPFFAAIGTGIKETYLANGIQMETKLKQIKSFYSSIIFGNSKMFIPRWSPEYALTDPEYFAPQKWTFLYDHFPLAKTLERYIDYDKLRPGGRSKARLILTAVNVLNARPLTFDSHKEQITAKHVLATSAYPSYNFPWVEVEDGVFAWDGSLLSNTPLREVITATPVRDKRIFIVENYPKKIDSLPNNLPEVYHRARDIMFSDKTEHNVQMSKVISRYLDYIEELYKTIENNIDKLQIEEKQLKRIRQKYKVYKQEHGAEIKEIYYVKRDEPNPHITENADFSPETIKSAIKEGEEKTNEIIKNKKFEK, from the coding sequence ATGTCCGATAACGGTCTTGAGAATGTGTTGATACTTCAGGGTGGTGGTTCTTTGGGTGCATTTGGTTGTGGTGTCTACAAAGCTCTTGCGAAAAATAATATCAACCTAGATGTGATCGCTGGAACCTCCATTGGTGGTGTAAACGCTGCAATTATAGCTGGCAGCAGAAAAGAGGAACGTGTAGATCAGCTCTTGGAGGATTTTTGGTTGGAACTGTCAGAAGGCTTTATAGATATCGACAAACTATCTCCTTTTTTTGCTTGGAATAGATACATGAAAACATTTCAGATACCTTCAATGTTGGGTAATTATTCGTTTAATTTACCCTTCTTTGCTGCGATAGGGACAGGAATTAAAGAAACCTATCTTGCAAATGGAATTCAAATGGAGACAAAATTAAAACAAATAAAGTCGTTTTACAGCTCCATTATTTTTGGAAATAGCAAAATGTTTATCCCTAGATGGTCACCGGAATATGCTTTAACTGATCCCGAATATTTTGCACCTCAAAAATGGACTTTTTTATACGATCATTTTCCTTTGGCAAAAACCTTGGAAAGATATATCGATTATGATAAATTGAGGCCTGGGGGTCGTTCTAAGGCTCGATTAATTTTAACAGCGGTTAATGTTTTAAATGCACGTCCATTAACATTTGATAGCCATAAGGAGCAAATAACTGCTAAGCATGTCTTAGCGACATCTGCCTATCCATCATATAACTTTCCTTGGGTTGAAGTAGAGGATGGAGTCTTTGCTTGGGATGGTAGTTTGCTTAGTAACACTCCATTAAGGGAGGTTATAACAGCTACACCAGTAAGAGATAAAAGAATATTTATCGTAGAAAATTATCCAAAGAAGATTGATAGTCTACCAAACAATTTGCCTGAGGTTTATCACAGAGCTCGAGATATTATGTTTTCTGACAAAACGGAACACAATGTGCAAATGTCAAAGGTAATATCAAGGTACTTGGACTATATCGAAGAGCTTTATAAGACAATAGAAAATAATATTGACAAATTACAAATAGAAGAAAAACAACTCAAGAGAATACGTCAAAAATATAAAGTATACAAACAAGAACACGGAGCCGAGATAAAAGAAATTTACTATGTGAAACGTGACGAGCCAAATCCGCATATAACGGAAAATGCTGATTTTTCACCAGAAACAATCAAAAGCGCAATTAAGGAAGGAGAAGAAAAAACAAACGAAATAATAAAAAATAAAAAGTTCGAGAAATAA
- a CDS encoding CDGSH iron-sulfur domain-containing protein has protein sequence MAKVELKCTENGPILVMVDGKTTAALCRCGGSKNKPYCDGTHSKIGFKAEAKDIQVL, from the coding sequence ATGGCAAAAGTCGAACTCAAATGTACCGAAAATGGGCCCATCTTGGTAATGGTGGATGGTAAGACCACTGCAGCGTTATGCAGGTGCGGGGGTTCTAAAAATAAACCGTACTGTGATGGAACACATTCTAAGATAGGTTTTAAGGCAGAAGCCAAAGATATTCAGGTTTTATGA
- a CDS encoding DDE-type integrase/transposase/recombinase — protein sequence MISRNRTPSRYVYYGLHLYFSGLSLRKASERLSQMYKRNHVSIWNWIQKYRPQKLKASRRRILEYIVDETMLKVGSEYIWLWVAIEPANRQILALSISKERNMFVAERYLSNLIKVHGKHPVSTDGGTWYPMACQFLKLDHHIHSSYEKSVIERTMQYIKDRTESFDDYFPCRIKNCKLKHVRNWLRLFVDYHNNEIKHVN from the coding sequence ATGATTAGCAGAAACAGAACACCTTCAAGGTATGTGTATTATGGCTTACATTTGTACTTTTCAGGTTTATCTTTAAGAAAAGCCTCGGAAAGATTGTCTCAGATGTATAAAAGAAACCATGTCTCCATCTGGAATTGGATTCAAAAATACAGGCCTCAAAAATTGAAAGCATCAAGAAGAAGAATTCTAGAATATATTGTAGACGAGACAATGTTGAAGGTAGGGTCAGAATACATCTGGCTTTGGGTGGCGATAGAGCCTGCAAACAGACAGATCCTCGCACTTTCTATATCCAAAGAGAGAAACATGTTTGTTGCAGAAAGATATCTTTCTAATTTGATCAAAGTTCATGGAAAGCACCCAGTTTCTACAGATGGTGGGACTTGGTATCCCATGGCTTGTCAGTTTCTCAAACTCGATCACCATATTCATTCTTCTTACGAGAAAAGTGTAATCGAAAGAACGATGCAATATATCAAGGATAGAACCGAAAGTTTCGATGATTACTTTCCTTGTAGAATAAAGAACTGCAAGTTAAAGCATGTACGGAATTGGCTGCGGCTCTTTGTAGACTATCATAACAATGAAATAAAACATGTTAACTGA
- a CDS encoding NAD(P)-dependent alcohol dehydrogenase, translated as MTINVLGYASTSARAPLVPYNFVRRNPRVDDVVIEILYCGICHTDLHYVQNDWGRSSYPLVPGHEIIGRVISVGSDVRRFKPNDMVGVGCMVDSCQNCSSCTQGMEQYCQEGPTFTYNSIDRRDKTTTFGGYSEKIIVNEKFVLRIPEKLDPRGAAPLLCAGITTWSPLRHWRIGMGSNIGVIGLGGLGHMALKLAKALGANVTLFTRSPSKEKDARDLGADNVVISTNTKQMGAVNNKFDLIIDTVPYAHELNSYLPLLSVNGTLVLVGFPGNLEPTLNTTPLIMGRRSIAGSDIGGIAETQELLDFCGNHGITADIEMIKIEDINKAYERMLKSDVKYRFVIDMSSLREMK; from the coding sequence ATGACAATAAATGTACTTGGATATGCATCAACCTCTGCAAGGGCACCATTAGTCCCGTATAATTTCGTTCGACGTAACCCGCGTGTTGATGATGTTGTTATTGAAATTCTTTATTGTGGAATATGTCATACAGATTTACATTATGTTCAGAATGACTGGGGAAGGAGCTCTTATCCCCTAGTTCCAGGACATGAGATTATTGGACGAGTGATAAGTGTAGGTTCCGACGTTAGGCGGTTCAAACCCAACGATATGGTCGGGGTAGGTTGTATGGTCGATTCGTGTCAGAACTGTTCTTCTTGTACTCAAGGGATGGAACAGTATTGTCAAGAGGGTCCGACATTTACCTATAATTCTATCGATCGACGTGACAAGACAACTACATTTGGTGGATATTCCGAAAAAATCATTGTCAATGAAAAATTTGTTTTAAGGATTCCAGAAAAGCTAGACCCGCGGGGTGCCGCACCGCTACTATGTGCAGGCATAACAACGTGGTCACCGCTACGTCATTGGAGAATAGGTATGGGATCTAACATTGGAGTAATAGGCTTGGGCGGGCTTGGCCACATGGCATTGAAGCTAGCAAAAGCCCTAGGTGCAAATGTTACGCTGTTTACACGATCTCCAAGTAAGGAGAAGGATGCTCGCGATTTGGGCGCTGACAATGTAGTGATCTCAACAAATACGAAACAGATGGGTGCTGTTAACAATAAGTTTGATTTGATTATAGACACCGTTCCTTATGCGCATGAACTTAATTCGTATCTACCTTTGTTATCCGTTAATGGAACTTTAGTGCTTGTAGGTTTTCCTGGTAACCTAGAGCCCACATTAAATACCACGCCGTTGATAATGGGGCGGAGGTCTATTGCTGGTTCTGATATCGGCGGAATTGCAGAAACTCAAGAACTTCTCGATTTTTGTGGAAACCATGGCATAACTGCAGACATAGAAATGATCAAAATTGAGGACATAAACAAAGCATATGAACGAATGTTAAAAAGCGATGTGAAATACAGATTCGTAATTGACATGTCATCGCTTAGGGAAATGAAATAA
- a CDS encoding nitroreductase family protein: MTSLTPKELLTTTRAVRKRLDLEKPVEIELVKKCIEIAQQAPSASNRQNWHFLIITDQYLKNSLSDLFQKGWQSYIDSPTSVAKTMNSDDPKKSKTQRRIYESAKYLVDNLKNVPVFVIPCVEGRTDGSNVSVVVQSAIWGSIAPAVWNFMLAARLHGLGTTWTSFHLRFEKDASELLKIPYEKVMQVALLPVAYYKGSSFKPAPRDPVDKIIHVNTW; encoded by the coding sequence ATGACTTCTTTAACTCCTAAAGAATTACTTACAACTACAAGAGCAGTAAGAAAGAGACTTGATCTTGAAAAACCCGTGGAAATAGAATTGGTTAAAAAATGTATAGAAATAGCCCAACAGGCCCCTTCTGCTTCAAATAGACAGAATTGGCACTTTTTGATTATTACTGATCAATACTTGAAGAATTCATTGTCAGATCTTTTTCAAAAAGGATGGCAATCATATATAGATTCACCAACTTCTGTTGCCAAGACTATGAATTCTGATGACCCAAAGAAAAGTAAAACACAAAGAAGAATATACGAATCAGCAAAATATTTGGTAGACAATCTAAAAAATGTTCCTGTATTTGTTATTCCTTGTGTTGAAGGCAGAACCGATGGATCAAACGTATCCGTAGTAGTCCAAAGTGCTATATGGGGATCCATAGCTCCTGCAGTTTGGAATTTCATGTTAGCTGCCAGATTGCATGGATTAGGAACTACTTGGACCAGCTTCCATCTTAGGTTTGAAAAAGACGCCTCCGAATTATTGAAAATCCCATATGAAAAAGTTATGCAGGTGGCTTTGCTTCCCGTAGCATATTATAAGGGAAGTTCGTTTAAGCCTGCACCAAGAGATCCAGTAGATAAAATAATACATGTAAATACATGGTAG
- a CDS encoding uracil-DNA glycosylase codes for MFDDFVDKVIECRQCPRLIRYIDQVAQTKVKRFNKENYWAKPLPGFGDLNAALLIIGLAPAAHGGNRTGRIFTGDSSGDWLAKALYETGFANQETSISRNDGYNLTNAYVTAIVKCAPPKNIPTPIEIQNCCQHLKTEIELLGNHIKVIITLGKIAFDGYCKISGLKGLSFGHNLIYPISENKKLISSYHPSRRNTNTGTLTWDMWIDVFKSAQLLVKT; via the coding sequence ATGTTTGATGATTTTGTAGATAAGGTAATTGAATGTAGGCAATGTCCTCGTTTGATCAGATATATAGATCAGGTTGCTCAGACAAAAGTCAAGAGATTTAACAAAGAGAATTATTGGGCAAAACCCTTACCAGGATTTGGTGATTTGAATGCCGCTCTTTTAATTATCGGATTAGCACCCGCAGCTCATGGTGGCAATAGAACCGGCAGAATATTCACAGGAGACAGCTCCGGCGATTGGTTAGCAAAAGCGTTATATGAAACAGGTTTCGCAAATCAGGAAACGAGTATATCAAGGAATGACGGGTACAATTTAACAAACGCTTACGTTACAGCGATAGTTAAATGTGCTCCACCAAAGAATATCCCCACCCCAATAGAGATACAGAATTGTTGTCAACATTTGAAAACCGAAATAGAACTGTTAGGAAACCACATCAAAGTTATTATTACACTTGGAAAAATCGCATTTGATGGTTACTGTAAAATATCAGGATTAAAGGGATTGTCCTTTGGTCATAATTTAATCTATCCGATAAGTGAGAACAAGAAATTAATATCTTCATATCATCCTAGTAGAAGAAATACAAATACAGGAACCCTGACATGGGATATGTGGATCGATGTATTCAAGTCTGCACAATTGCTTGTTAAGACATAA
- a CDS encoding OsmC family protein, producing the protein MINLYNASMLALGMNQTSQSRKIENEKIVNGVNVTNLFGTINVIKDNPNISKFNFRAKGKWINGGHNQTVINDFDGACQTHARDKPFVFDKDEPPVLLGKDQGANPVEYALAALNGCLTTTLIYHAAAQGIKIEEVESTLSGDLDIQGLLGMSEKVRNGYEKIKVTFKVKADASEEKIKELVDLAQKRSPVFDIIAHPTPIDVSIQK; encoded by the coding sequence ATGATAAATTTATATAATGCTAGCATGCTAGCATTAGGTATGAATCAAACAAGTCAATCAAGGAAAATAGAAAATGAAAAAATAGTAAATGGGGTAAACGTTACAAACCTTTTTGGTACAATAAATGTCATCAAGGATAATCCCAACATCTCAAAGTTCAATTTCCGTGCAAAAGGCAAGTGGATTAATGGAGGACATAATCAAACCGTAATAAACGATTTTGATGGTGCATGTCAAACCCATGCTCGAGATAAGCCTTTTGTATTTGACAAAGACGAACCGCCTGTATTACTGGGTAAAGACCAGGGTGCCAACCCAGTAGAATACGCACTAGCTGCATTAAACGGTTGTCTCACTACGACATTAATCTACCATGCTGCTGCCCAAGGCATAAAGATTGAGGAGGTAGAATCAACATTATCAGGAGACCTCGATATCCAAGGACTTCTTGGTATGTCTGAGAAGGTAAGAAACGGATACGAGAAAATAAAAGTTACGTTCAAGGTAAAAGCAGACGCATCGGAAGAGAAAATAAAAGAACTAGTAGATCTGGCGCAAAAAAGATCACCAGTATTTGATATAATAGCACATCCAACCCCAATTGATGTATCAATTCAAAAGTGA